CACCACCCAATAACTACTCACTTCCCACCACTCGCCGTTTATCGGTAATGTTTCAAAACTAAACACTAACATCTGGATCATAATTAAATGGCCATCAAATAACCAAAATAATAACGTGGCTAAAATTAAGTAAAACTGACCAATCGCTGGCACGCTTACGCCACTGGCTGGGTCGACCATAGACGCAAAACCTAAACCGGTTTGAGTCGCTAATAACTGGCCAGCAACAACGAAAGTGGTAATGAATAATAAAGATATAAAGCCTAGGGCAAAACCAATCATTAATTGCAATAAAACTTCAATGATCATCTGGCCAGACATTAAGTTGGTATTTTCTACTGGGGGAAGCGTTGGCATAATAATTAAGGTAATCATTACCACTAAACCGGTTTTAATTCGCATCGGCACGTTGCGCACGCCAATACCGGCCATAATTAAAAACATCCCCGTTACCCGACATAACGGCAGTAAATAATCAGCAATGGTTTGCATTAAAATGCTTAACGGGAATTCCATAATCCGCTCGGCTACCCTACCACGGTTGGAATACTAAGGAATAACTCATGGGTAAACTCCATGATGGTTTGCGTTAACCAATGACCACCAAAAATGAGTGATAATAAGGTAACAATTAAGCGCGGTAAAAAACTCAGTGTTTGTTCGTTAATAGAGGTCGCCGCCTGAAATACCGCAACTAATAAGCCGACAAATAGTGACGGCAAAATAATGGCGCTAACCAGCAAGATAACTAAAAATAGTGCATCACGTAGCACATCGACAAACACCTCTGGACTCATGTGCCGACTCCATAACTGGTAGCCAAGGTTCCCATCACCAGCACCCAGCCATCAACTAACACAAACATCATTAGCTTAAACGGCAATGAGATAATCATTGGCGATAACATCATCATACCCATAGCCATTAAGACACTGGCCACCACTAAGTCGATAATCAAAAACGGAATAAACAGCATAAAGCCGATTTGAAACGCGGTTTTTAATTCACTGGTAATAAAGGCCGGTATCACCACAGTAATGGGATAATCTTGCGGGTTTTCTGCTAGCTCTAAACCGGCAATTTGCGCAAAGGTATCTAAATCCTTAGTGCGGGTTTGATGCAGCATAAAGCCTTTTATTGGCACTATGGCAGTTTCTAAAGCTTGTATCGGCGATATTTCTTCGGTGAGATAAGGCTGAATGGCAGAGTCATTAATGTCTTTAAACACCGGAGCCATAATAAAAAACGTTAAAAATAACGTAATACCTATTAACACTTGGTTAGACGGTGACTGCTGCAAGCCAATGGCTTGGCGCAATATTGCCAACACCACAATAATCCGGGTAAAGCAGGTCATCATAATCACGAGCGCTGGAATAAAGCTCAGCATCGTCATTAACGCTAACACTTGCAGTGTTACGCTATATTCCTGACTACCATCAGCATTAGTGGTTATCTTTAGTGCAGATAGTGCACCATTATCAGCAAAAACCTCGGGGCTAACGAATAAAATTAGCACCAGAAACAACAGTCGCAACATAGTTCATTCTATTTTTTTAGGAACGATTGTAACTGTGTATGAAAGTCTGATGCCAACTTTTCTTCTGGTAGTGGATTTTCTAGTTCAAACAGCAAATTTATGTTGTTTGAAGTGACACCTAAAACGCGTTGTTTCCCTTGCATTTCAATGACTAACAGCTTCTCTTTAGGGCCTAAAGATAAAGTGGAAATTATTTTTATATGTCGGCTACCTGGCAGGCGTAACGTCAATTTTTTGAAGGTCCAGCCCAGTGCTAAAACAATTAACACCACGATCGCCAAAGAAATGGCCATTTTACCTAAGCTTAAACCTGAACTACCTGGTTGCGTAGGCTTAGCGGTTAACGCAGCAGGCGTTGTCGGTTTGTCACTGCTGGATATTGGCTTTATTTCTGCAGAAGATTGTGTTTCTGCTAAAGGTTCTTTTATAGCTGAGGGCTCTTTTATAGCTGAGGGCTCTGTTTTAGCCAATGGCTCTGCATCAACTAAAGCCTGCTCAGACGATTTAGGCTTTTCACTCGCTACGGGCTCTTTATCAGCAGAAGCCTCTGCAGCAACAGCTGTAGCGCTTTGTTGCGCCAGCACAGCGCTACTACTAACACTGGTTAATAGTAGCGCCAGCAGCAGCGCTAAAGCCGCTTTAGTTACATTAAGCAGCATTAACGCAGTTTCTTAATACGTTCAATTTGGCTAATCACGTCGGTCAAGCGAATACCAAACTTATCGTTCACTACCACCACTTCGCCGTGGGCGATTAAAGTGCCGTTGACTAACACATCTAATGGTTCGCCAGCAACACGCTCTAGCTCTACTACTGAACCTTGGTTTAGCTGCAATAAGTTACGAATACTTATTTTAGCTCGACCTACTTCCATCGAAATGGTAACCGGAATATCTAAAATAGTATCAAGCTTACGCTTTTCATCGGCAGAAATGCTTGATTTTTCATCACGTAATTCTTCTAAGTCAACCGCTTCAGCGCCGCCTTCGGCTTCTGCCATTGCTGCTGCCCATTCGTCCATGGTGTCTTTATCATCAGCCATTTTTATTACCTTTTATCCTGATCTGACAAATTCAGATCCGCTTCTAATTCATTGATATCTGCGTCGCTATCAAGACGGCGGCCGCCTTTTGTAAATACGTGCAATTCTGATTTTACCGATTCTGGTCGTTTTATTTTCTCAGTAATTTTCACCGCCACATTATCCCGCGAGCGGCCTAACTTGCCGCGATAAGTCGGTAAATCTTCAATTAATACCGTTATATGTTCAGGCATTTCTATCGGAATAATATCACCGGCTTTTAATTCCATTAATTCACGCAGGCTAATATCGACATCAAGCATTTTAGTACTAAGATCAACCTTAACGTCCATTATTTCGTCGCGTAGCGCCTTACTCCAGCGCATATCAGTATCTTCTTTGTCGCTTTGCACACCCGCATCTAAAAGCTCTCTAATTGGCTCTAACATTGAATACGGCAAGGCAACATGAAAATCACCGCCACCGCCGTCTAGCTCAATATGAAAAGAACTTATAACGACCACTTCAGTTGGGCTAACAATATTCGCCATGGCTGGGTTGACTTCAGAATCAAGATATTCAAAAGACACATCCATTACCGGTGACCAAGCTTCTTTATAATCTTCAAAAATAAGCTTTAATAACATTTGAATAATACGCCGCTCGGTTGGCGTAAATTCACGACCTTCAATTTTGGCATGATAACGACCATCACCACCAAAAAAGTTATCTACTAAGATAAAGACTAGCCGTGCTTCCATGGTAATTAAGCCAGTGCCTTTTAAAGGTCTAAACCGCACCATATTTAAGCTAGTAGGTACAAATAAAGTATGTACATACTCGCCAAACTTAATCATTTGCACGCCGTTAATGGATACTTCAGCAGTACGCCGCATCATGTTAAATAAGCTAATCCGCATATGACGGGCAAAGCGCTCATTTACCATTTCTAACGTAGGCATACGTCCGCGCACAATCCGATCTTGCGACGAGAAATCGTATTCAGCAGCAGAGCGGCTTGTACCTTTGCCGGTTTCTTCTACCTCTTCTTCTTCAACGTCATCGACACCATGCAATAGCGCATCAATTTCGTCTTGTGACAATAAATCGGTCACGGCTGCTCACTCTTATTGCATAACAAAACCGGTGAAAAGTACTTCTTCTACTACCACCGAACCCACTACTTCTAATAATTCTTGTTGCAAATTACTTAATGCATTATTTTTTAAGACATCTCGGCCAGAGGGTGCACTTAAATCATCGGCATTGCCCGAGCTAAATGTCTCTAACAAACTACCTTCAATCAGCGGAATATGGCGCATTGCTAAACTTTCGTTTTCTTTACCACGTACCAATAATTGTACTTTTATTTGCACCATTCTATCCCGAGCACTACCAGGCACATTAAACACAAACGGACGAGGTAATGGCACATATAGCGCAGAGCCTGTCGTTGTTTTAAGGTTAGTACTGTCGGTCGCCGATTCAGCACCATTATTCATAGTTTGCTTATCTTGACCATTAAACAGAAAAAAATACCCACCGCCTGCCAGCAACAATATTAAAACCCCTGCTGCGATCATAATAGTTTTCTTCTTACCCGACCCTTCTGTGATCACTAAATCTTTGTCTGCTGCCATGTTTTAACTACCTATAATTACTCTTGCGCTATTATGCGGCTCTAAGCTAGATAATGTAAATCTTTGTACGTGCTTTCTTGCCAGCCAAGTGATTTAGCCAAGTCATTTACGCATAATAATCTACTAAACGATCTGAATGCTTTACCGTTACTTGGATTGGCATGCCAAGTTGTTCTTCATTAGAGCTTTCGCCGGCTAATTGCTGATTTTGCTGCTGTTGTTGCTGTGCTAACTGCCGTTGCTGTTGTTGCGACTGCTGCTGCACTTGGCCTTCAGCCAGTTGAATACCTTGTTGTTGCAACATTTCACGCAAACGTGGCAATTGTTGCTCTATTAGCTCTTTAGCTTGATGCTGTTGCACGGTAAATTGCACCGTTGCCTGATCTTGCTGCATATCTATTTTTATTTGCATCATACCCAGCCCAGCGGGATCAAGCCTAATTTCGGCTTTTTGTATCTGCTGGCTTAACATTAAACTCACCTGCTGTCGCATATGCCCTGCGGCATCTTGCTGCATTAAGTTAATGCTTTGCTTTAATTGCTCAGCATGCGTTGTCGTTGGCGCTAAATTATTGGTTGCCGTCGCTAAACGTGATTCCATAGCCGTCGCTTGCGCGTTAGCTAAAGTTGCAGAAAAGCCCTGCTCTGAGCGCGCTGCAGTAACAGCAGAATTTGTAGGCGTCACTTTATCAGCAAGCTTTTCAGGCGCTTTCTCAGATGCA
The sequence above is drawn from the Rheinheimera salexigens genome and encodes:
- the fliQ gene encoding flagellar biosynthesis protein FliQ, which codes for MSPEVFVDVLRDALFLVILLVSAIILPSLFVGLLVAVFQAATSINEQTLSFLPRLIVTLLSLIFGGHWLTQTIMEFTHELFLSIPTVVG
- the fliO gene encoding flagellar biosynthetic protein FliO translates to MLLNVTKAALALLLALLLTSVSSSAVLAQQSATAVAAEASADKEPVASEKPKSSEQALVDAEPLAKTEPSAIKEPSAIKEPLAETQSSAEIKPISSSDKPTTPAALTAKPTQPGSSGLSLGKMAISLAIVVLIVLALGWTFKKLTLRLPGSRHIKIISTLSLGPKEKLLVIEMQGKQRVLGVTSNNINLLFELENPLPEEKLASDFHTQLQSFLKK
- the fliR gene encoding flagellar biosynthetic protein FliR, with protein sequence MEFPLSILMQTIADYLLPLCRVTGMFLIMAGIGVRNVPMRIKTGLVVMITLIIMPTLPPVENTNLMSGQMIIEVLLQLMIGFALGFISLLFITTFVVAGQLLATQTGLGFASMVDPASGVSVPAIGQFYLILATLLFWLFDGHLIMIQMLVFSFETLPINGEWWEVSSYWVVLEFGGWMFATALAIALAPIISMLTVNLSFGIMTRAAPQLNIFSIGFPITMLSGLVILWLTLDTFLFHFDKQWQHSIEYSCRLIGC
- the fliM gene encoding flagellar motor switch protein FliM; protein product: MTDLLSQDEIDALLHGVDDVEEEEVEETGKGTSRSAAEYDFSSQDRIVRGRMPTLEMVNERFARHMRISLFNMMRRTAEVSINGVQMIKFGEYVHTLFVPTSLNMVRFRPLKGTGLITMEARLVFILVDNFFGGDGRYHAKIEGREFTPTERRIIQMLLKLIFEDYKEAWSPVMDVSFEYLDSEVNPAMANIVSPTEVVVISSFHIELDGGGGDFHVALPYSMLEPIRELLDAGVQSDKEDTDMRWSKALRDEIMDVKVDLSTKMLDVDISLRELMELKAGDIIPIEMPEHITVLIEDLPTYRGKLGRSRDNVAVKITEKIKRPESVKSELHVFTKGGRRLDSDADINELEADLNLSDQDKR
- the fliL gene encoding flagellar basal body-associated protein FliL, with amino-acid sequence MAADKDLVITEGSGKKKTIMIAAGVLILLLAGGGYFFLFNGQDKQTMNNGAESATDSTNLKTTTGSALYVPLPRPFVFNVPGSARDRMVQIKVQLLVRGKENESLAMRHIPLIEGSLLETFSSGNADDLSAPSGRDVLKNNALSNLQQELLEVVGSVVVEEVLFTGFVMQ
- the fliP gene encoding flagellar type III secretion system pore protein FliP (The bacterial flagellar biogenesis protein FliP forms a type III secretion system (T3SS)-type pore required for flagellar assembly.), which encodes MLRLLFLVLILFVSPEVFADNGALSALKITTNADGSQEYSVTLQVLALMTMLSFIPALVIMMTCFTRIIVVLAILRQAIGLQQSPSNQVLIGITLFLTFFIMAPVFKDINDSAIQPYLTEEISPIQALETAIVPIKGFMLHQTRTKDLDTFAQIAGLELAENPQDYPITVVIPAFITSELKTAFQIGFMLFIPFLIIDLVVASVLMAMGMMMLSPMIISLPFKLMMFVLVDGWVLVMGTLATSYGVGT
- the fliN gene encoding flagellar motor switch protein FliN, which gives rise to MADDKDTMDEWAAAMAEAEGGAEAVDLEELRDEKSSISADEKRKLDTILDIPVTISMEVGRAKISIRNLLQLNQGSVVELERVAGEPLDVLVNGTLIAHGEVVVVNDKFGIRLTDVISQIERIKKLR